The Dioscorea cayenensis subsp. rotundata cultivar TDr96_F1 chromosome 19, TDr96_F1_v2_PseudoChromosome.rev07_lg8_w22 25.fasta, whole genome shotgun sequence genome includes a window with the following:
- the LOC120250671 gene encoding protein TRAUCO, with translation MDSIHSPAAAAADDEDEDEWCDALDHIPPPQSPVPDLPQSNGHDPPSPPPHISNGDLLPDESPSKKPKPSSPDPSPTPPSAPTTVAAAVAAASKKPKKKSNNVWTKPTSRRKPKKPKTPAAPNGSGSTPGAGPDDATVVLAPIPRFLLDKSDDSPDASICLSKLHKAERVELSDDRLTAGSTKGYRMVRATRGVQEGAWYFEIRVMKLGESGHTRLGWATEKGDLQAPVGFDGNSFAYRDVDGSKVHKALREKYGDGYGEGDVIGFYISLPEGGLYAPKPPQLVWYKGQRYICASDIKEEPPKVVPGSEISFFKNGVCQGIAFSDLFGGRYYPAASMYTLPNQPNCEVKFNFGPDFEFFPQDFGDRPVPQPMIEVPYHGLDVNADGPAENGHTEKTT, from the exons ATGGACTCCATCCACTCCCCCGCCGCCGCAGCCGCcgacgatgaagacgaagacgagtGGTGCGACGCGCTCGACCACATCCCTCCTCCCCAATCGCCCGTCCCTGACCTCCCCCAATCAAACGGCCACGATCCCCCCTCTCCCCCTCCGCACATCTCCAATGGCGACCTCCTCCCCGACGAGTCCCCTTCCAAGAAGCCCAAACCCTCCTCCCCGGACCCTTCCCCTACTCCTCCCTCGGCTCCCACCACCGTCGCAGCCGCCGTCGCCGCCGCCTCTAAGAAGCCTAAGAAAAAGTCCAACAACGTCTGGACCAAACCCACCTCCCGCCGCAAACCTAAGAAACCAAAGACCCCCGCCGCCCCCAATGGTTCCGGATCTACCCCCGGCGCTGGCCCTGACGATGCCACCGTCGTCCTTGCCCCCATTCCTCGCTTTCTCCTCGACAAATCTGATGACTCACCTGACGCCTCTATCTGCCTCTCCAAGCTCCACAAGGCCGAGCGTGTGGAGCTTTCCGATGACCGCCTCACTGCTGGCAGTACCAAGGGGTACCGCATGGTGCGTGCCACAAGGGGTGTTCAAGAAGGGGCTTGGTACTTTGAGATCAGGGTGATGAAGCTAGGTGAGTCAGGGCACACGAGGCTTGGGTGGGCGACCGAGAAGGGGGACCTGCAGGCCCCGGTGGGTTTTGATGGGAATAGCTTTGCCTACAGGGATGTGGATGGGAGCAAGGTGCACAAGGCGTTGAGAGAGAAGTATGGGGATGGGTATGGAGAAGGGGATGTGATTGGGTTCTACATTAGCCTCCCCGAGGGGGGACTGTATGCCCCTAAGCCACCCCAATTGGTTTGGTACAAGGGGCAAAGGTACATTTGCGCCTCTGATATCAAAGAGGAGCCGCCGAAGGTCGTGCCTG GAAGTGAGATATCATTTTTCAAGAATGGAGTGTGTCAAGGTATCGCCTTCAGCGACTTGTTTGGTGGGCGTTACTACCCTGCTGCATCAATGTACACTCTCCCAAATCAGCCAAACTGCGAAGTCAAATTCAACTTTGGGCCGGACTTTGAATTCTTCCCTCAAGATTTTGGTGACCGTCCCGTGCCACAACCCATGATCGAGGTTCCTTACCATGGTTTGGATGTTAACGCTGACGGCCCTGCCGAGAATGGTCATACGGAGAAAACAACTTGA